A window of the Cucurbita pepo subsp. pepo cultivar mu-cu-16 chromosome LG01, ASM280686v2, whole genome shotgun sequence genome harbors these coding sequences:
- the LOC111803762 gene encoding zinc finger protein 511 has protein sequence MEVEAQSEFPYWKPFQRRFDPDSPFFASGNAEREILAKQVALDLTEDEKLQLHNMVVDVGRKIFCPIVGCGAHLKSLDDFEDHYNSRHTASCSVCPRVYPTSRLLSLHVSEAHDSFFQAKVARGYDMYECLVEGCGLKFKSYKSRQQHLVDKHKFSASFEFFKKAPPSKKQRQKLYRKQVLQPREETSKMEVENETMDGLILGVSKLSTSDSTPSSVSFGRRHTRGLTFVPRAVQREKVSDSSTAGSNK, from the exons ATGGAAGTTGAAGCACAATCGGAGTTTCCGTACTGGAAGCCTTTCCAACGGAGGTTCGACCCTGATTCTCCCTTCTTCGCCTCTGGAAATGCCGAGCGCGAAATCTTAGCCAAACAG GTTGCCTTGGATTTAACCGAAGATGAAAAGCTCCAGCTTCATAATATGGTAGTTGATGTCGGCAG GAAAATCTTTTGCCCAATAGTCGGTTGTGGTGCGCACTTGAAATCGCTGGATGACTTTGAAGATCACTACAATTCACGGCATACTGCCTCTTGTTCAGTTTGCCCAAGAGTATATCCAACATCACGACTGCTTAGTCTGCATGTGTCTGAGGCACACGACTCGTTCTTTCAAGCCAAAGTTGCTCGTGGCTATGACATG TATGAATGCCTGGTGGAAGGTTGTGGTTTGAAGTTCAAGAGCTACAAAAGCAGGCAGCAGCATCTAGTGGACAAGCATAAGTTTTCTGCTTCATTTGAATTCTTTAAGAAGGCTCCTCCTTCTAAGAAACAAAGACAGAAATTATATCGAAAACAAGTTCTTCAACCAAGGGAAGAAACTTCCAAAATGGAAGTCGAGAATGAAACTATGGATGGCCTCATTTTGGGAGTATCTAAACTAAGTACTTCGGACTCAACTCCATCATCAGTCAGCTTTGGCCGAAGGCACACTCGAGGGTTAACGTTTGTTCCTCGAGCAGTTCAGCGTGAAAAGGTTTCAGACTCCTCAACAGCAggatcaaacaaataa
- the LOC111803779 gene encoding actin-related protein 2/3 complex subunit 2A-like — translation MRFKDSIDIALATSFLQEFVEARRSSGLNSAPPCSWSPSPPQELKGAPNDALSANAGFVTFVIFPRHVEGKKIDRVIWSLSTFHAYVSYHVKCSEGFMHTRMRRRVESLIQALDRAKPDVIDTSKKANSRSFKRLDSDGNAG, via the exons ATGAGATTTAAGGATTCTATAGACATTGCTCTTGCAACTTCTTTTCTCCAG GAGTTTGTAGAAGCAAGACGAAGTTCTGGACTCAATAGTGCCCCTCCTTGTTCATGGTCTCCATCTCCTCCTCAAGAGTTGAAGGGAGCTCCTAATGATGCATTATCAGCCAATGCGGGATTTGTTACTTTTG TAATTTTCCCTCGGCATGTAGAGGGGAAAAAGATCGACCGTGTAATTTGGAGCTTGTCAACATTTCATGCATATGTCAGTTATCATGTTAAG TGTTCAGAAGGTTTTATGCACACACGGATGCGACGTCGTGTTGAATCTCTGATTCAG GCACTTGATCGTGCCAAGCCAGATGTAATCGATACAAGTAAAAAAGCAAACAGCAGATCCTTCAAACGGCTGGATAGTGATGGGAATGCTGGGTGA
- the LOC111805218 gene encoding peroxidase 55-like — MVFQGEGKLVQNFYGSSCSNVEQIVRQAVQNKLSQTLITIPATLRLFFHDCFVEGCDASVMIASPSGDAEKDAQDNLSLAGDGFDTVVKAKQAVEAACPGKVSCADILALAARDVVVLAGGPNFNVELGRRDGLISKASRVDGNLPSPNFDLNALTSIFAKNGLSQTDMIALSGAHTIGASHCNRFADRLFSSSGVDSSLNRAYAEQLKQACPRNVDPNVVVQLDPTTPNTFDNVYYQNLIDGKGLFKSDEILFTSSASKSTVVEFANNGVEFNAAFVAAMRKLGRVGVKTGRAGEIRRDCSAFN; from the exons ATGGTGTTCCA AGGAGAGGGGAAGCTGGTACAAAATTTTTACGGGTCCAGCTGCTCGAACGTGGAACAAATAGTGAGGCAAGCTGTTCAGAATAAGCTCTCTCAAACTTTAATTACCATTCCCGCTACTCTCCGTCTCTTCTTCCACGACTGTTTTGTTGAG GGATGCGATGCTTCAGTGATGATTGCATCGCCGAGCGGAGACGCCGAGAAGGATGCTCAAGATAACCTCTCCCTCGCCGGAGATGGTTTCGACACCGTCGTCAAGGCTAAGCAGGCTGTTGAAGCCGCATGTCCCGGCAAAGTGTCATGCGCGGATATATTGGCTCTTGCCGCCCGAGACGTCGTTGTCCTT GCCGGAGGCCCAAATTTCAACGTCGAGTTAGGACGGCGTGACGGCCTCATTTCCAAAGCCTCACGTGTCGACGGTAATTTACCATCTCCAAATTTCGACCTAAACGCCCTGACTTCAATCTTCGCCAAAAACGGCCTCTCTCAAACCGACATGATTGCTCTCTCCGGCGCCCACACCATCGGCGCCTCCCACTGCAACCGCTTCGCCGACCGCCTCTTCTCCTCCTCCGGCGTTGATTCCTCGCTTAACCGAGCCTACGCCGAACAGCTAAAGCAAGCCTGTCCTCGAAATGTTGACCCAAACGTCGTGGTCCAGCTAGATCCGACCACTCCTAACACGTTCGACAACGTGTATTACCAGAATCTGATAGACGGGAAAG GACTCTTCAAATCGGACGAGATTCTGTTCACGAGCTCGGCGTCGAAGTCGACGGTGGTGGAATTTGCGAACAATGGAGTGGAGTTCAATGCGGCGTTCGTGGCGGCGATGAGGAAGCTGGGGAGAGTTGGGGTTAAGACGGGGAGGGCGGGAGAGATAAGGAGAGATTGCAGCGCCTTTAATTGA
- the LOC111803828 gene encoding uncharacterized protein LOC111803828: MSADWGPVVVAVALFIVLSPGLLFQLPARIRVVEFGNMNTSGIAILVHAIIFFCILTILVIAIGIHIHVN, from the coding sequence ATGAGTGCAGATTGGGGACCGGTCGTCGTGGCGGTGGCGCTGTTCATTGTCCTGTCGCCAGGGTTGCTTTTTCAGTTGCCGGCGAGAATCAGGGTGGTGGAGTTTGGGAATATGAATACCAGTGGGATTGCCATTTTGGTGCACgctatcattttcttctgcatACTCACCATATTGGTCATCGCTATCGGTATTCACATACACGTTAACTGA
- the LOC111803755 gene encoding actin-related protein 2/3 complex subunit 2A, which translates to MILLQSHSRFLLQTLLNRVQNLEKAVEVDYNWVEFDDVRYHVQVSMKNPHLFLLSVSLPIPSADTVFCGGLPSGAIEAIKAAYGVLVQILDPPRDGFNLTLKLNLSKLPHDEDNRHTTLVKVASIREVVLGAPLRVILKQLGLRIIGSDVNRLVALVHRPKESFFLLPQAEKVIVVYPMRFKDSIDIALATSFLQEFVEARRSSGLNSAPPCSWSPSPPQELKGAPNDALSANAGFVTFVIFPRHVEGKKIDRVIWSLSTFHAYVSYHVKCSEGFMHTRMRRRVESLIQALDRAKPDVIDTSKKANSRSFKRLDSDGNAG; encoded by the exons ATGATACTATTGCAGTCGCACTCCAGATTTCTGCTCCAGACTTTGTTAAATCGGGTGCAGAA TCTTGAGAAAGCCGTGGAAGTGGATTACAATTGGGTGGAATTTGATGATGTGCGCTACCATGTCCAg GTCTCAATGAAGAACCCCCATCTCTTCCTGCTATCTGTATCATTGCCCATCCCTTCTGCAGATACTGTTTTTTGTGGTGGCCTCCCATCTGGAGCCATAGAAGCAATTAAAGCTGCATATGGCGTGCTTGTACAGATTCTTGACCCTCCAAGAGATGGTTTTAATCTCACATTAAAGTTGAATCTTTCGAAACTTCCTCACGATGAAG ATAATAGGCACACTACTTTGGTAAAAGTTGCATCGATTAGGGAAGTGGTACTTGGTGCTCCATTAAGAGTAATTCTTAAACAACTCgggttgaggattattggttCTGATGTCAATAGGCTTGTTGCACTTGTACATCGTCCAAAAGagtcattttttcttttacctcaG GCTGAAAAGGTAATTGTGGTGTATCCGATGAGATTTAAGGATTCTATAGACATTGCTCTTGCAACTTCTTTTCTCCAG GAGTTTGTAGAAGCAAGACGAAGTTCTGGACTCAATAGTGCCCCTCCTTGTTCATGGTCTCCATCTCCTCCTCAAGAGTTGAAGGGAGCTCCTAATGATGCATTATCAGCCAATGCGGGATTTGTTACTTTTG TAATTTTCCCTCGGCATGTAGAGGGGAAAAAGATCGACCGTGTAATTTGGAGCTTGTCAACATTTCATGCATATGTCAGTTATCATGTTAAG TGTTCAGAAGGTTTTATGCACACACGGATGCGACGTCGTGTTGAATCTCTGATTCAG GCACTTGATCGTGCCAAGCCAGATGTAATCGATACAAGTAAAAAAGCAAACAGCAGATCCTTCAAACGGCTGGATAGTGATGGGAATGCTGGGTGA
- the LOC111803738 gene encoding protein NUCLEAR FUSION DEFECTIVE 4-like encodes MGRVNEKLVAFLNNRWLVFVAAIWIQSCAGIGYLFGSISPVIKTNLSYNQKQIARLGVAKDLGDSVGILAGTLSEILPFWGTLLVGALNNFIGYGWVWLIVTGRAPVLPLWAMCVLVFVGTNGETYFNTVSLVSCVQNFPKSRGPVVGILKGFAGLSGAILTQIYAIMHFPDSANLIFMIAVGPALVAIGMMFFIRPVAGHRQVRPSDGMSFSSVYGVCLLLAAYLMGVMLVEDLVDLSPTVIAIFTAVMFVILLTPFLIPVILTFSSETTAYPEQEALLQQSPKHEPARSEPDGHEVIFSEVEDEKSEGEDLLPASERQKRIAQLQARLLQAAAEGAVRVKRRKGPRRGEDFTLGQALIKADFWLIFFSLLLGSGTGLTVIDNLGQMSQSLGYDNTHIFVSLISIWNFLGRVGGGYFSEIVVRDYAYPRPIAMATAQFLMIFGHIFIGMGWPGAMYIGTLITGLGYGAHWAIVPATASELFGLKKFGALYNFLTLSTPMGSLIFSGLIASSIYDSEAEKQAHNGLSQLQSSSSVWFSRLHVDAPLKCDGAICFFLTCMIMAGFCAIAGMLSLILVHRTKGVYYNLYGKSRASTLS; translated from the exons ATGGGTCGGGTGAATGAGAAGCTTGTGGCCTTTTTGAACAACCGATGGTTGGTTTTTGTAGCTGCAATATGGATACAATCTTGCGCTGGAATTGGGTATCTTTTCGGAAGCATATCGCCGGTGATCAAGACGAATTTGAGTTATAATCAGAAGCAAATTGCGCGGCTCGGTGTCGCGAAGGATCTTGGCGATAGCGTTGGCATTTTGGCCGGAACCTTGTCGGAGATATTGCCGTTCTGGGGAACTTTATTAGTCGGTGCTCTCAATAACTTTATTGGGTATGGTTGGGTTTGGCTCATCGTCACTGGTCGAGCTCCTGTTTTGCCTCTCTGGGCT ATGTGCGTTCTTGTGTTTGTGGGAACGAATGGGGAGACATACTTCAACACAGTTTCTCTGGTTTCTTGCGTACAAAACTTCCCGAAGAGTAGGGGTCCGGTGGTCGGGATCTTGAAAGGCTTTGCTGGTTTAAGTGGTGCAATTTTGACTCAAATATATGCAATCATGCATTTCCCTGATTCAGCCAATCTTATATTCATGATAGCAGTAGGTCCTGCACTTGTGGCTATTGGTATGATGTTCTTTATCCGACCCGTTGCTGGTCATCGACAAGTGAGGCCGTCCGATGGCATGAGCTTTAGTAGTGTTTATGGTGTCTGCCTCCTTTTGGCTGCGTATCTTATGGGAGTCATGCTTGTTGAGGATCTTGTTGATTTGAGCCCCACTGTGATAGCCATTTTCACTGCTGTTATGTTTGTTATCCTTCTTACTCCCTTTTTGATTCCTGTGATATTGACTTTTAGCTCGGAAACAACGGCATATCCCGAGCAAGAGGCTCTCCTACAACAGTCACCTAAACATGAACCTGCTAGATCTGAACCAGATGGTCATGAAGTGATATTTAGTGAGGTCGAAGATGAGAAGTCGGAGGGAGAGGACTTACTTCCTGCGTCGGAGCGACAAAAACGCATTGCTCAGTTGCAAGCAAGACTGTTGCAAGCAGCTGCAGAAGGAGCAGTACGAGTCAAGAGGAGAAAGGGTCCTCGTAGAGGGGAGGACTTTACTTTGGGTCAAGCTTTGATCAAAGCAGACTTTTGGCTTATATTCTTCTCCCTTCTCCTTGGCTCTGGAACTGGGTTGACCGTGATCGATAACCTCGGACAG ATGAGCCAGTCTTTAGGCTATGATAATACGCATATTTTTGTATCCCTGATCAGCATATGGAACTTTCTTGGCCGGGTTGGTGGCGGTTACTTCTCTGAGATCGTTGTGAG AGATTATGCTTATCCAAGGCCCATTGCTATGGCAACTGCACAATTCCTTATGATATTTGGGCATATCTTCATCGGTATGGGATGGCCCGGGGCAATGTACATTGGCACACTCATCACGGGGCTCGGATACGGGGCTCACTGGGCAATTGTGCCTGCTACTGCCTCGGAATTGTTTGGGTTGAAAAAGTTTGGTGCTTTATACAACTTCCTGACTCTCTCAACTCCGATGGGATCTCTGATATTTTCGGGCCTAATCGCGAGCAGTATATATGATAGTGAAGCAGAGAAGCAAGCACATAATGGTCTCTCACAGCTGCAGAGCTCCTCGTCAGTTTGGTTCAGCAGACTTCATGTCGATGCACCGCTCAAGTGCGACGGTGCTATATGTTTCTTTCTAACTTGTATGATAATGGCTGGATTCTGTGCTATTGCAGGCATGttaagtttgattttggtGCACCGGACAAAAGGTGTGTACTACAACCTCTATGGAAAATCCCGAGCTTCGACGCTCTCCTAG